One part of the Raphanus sativus cultivar WK10039 chromosome 7, ASM80110v3, whole genome shotgun sequence genome encodes these proteins:
- the LOC108814842 gene encoding uncharacterized protein LOC108814842 isoform X2 has translation MKMKKKGKVFPSPPPTQPSPSSSSSHYLNEDESLSVLRLLPATILVLVTVLSAEEREVLAYLITRGTTATISPDSNNKKTTKKKKSNKSGRKNHKPPVFDCECFDCYTSYWLRWDSSPNRDLIHDIIDAFENHHLAATSGGGGGGGEDSVSGSKSKRGKKKEKPGRRVVVVEEVVEQPVIEESHVSSPDNSPGRLNEAEVEEDVEEEEVVEEEEESTVVLPAAAGSGQHKGLARKVLPDVLGLFNSSFWRLWNPNA, from the exons atgaaaatgaagaagaaaggtaaaGTCTTCCCATCTCCACCTCCTACTCAACCATCGCCATCGTCATCGTCGTCTCACTACCTCAACGAAGACGAATCTCTCTCCGTCCTGAGGCTTCTTCCAGCGACGATTCTGGTGCTAGTCACGGTTCTCTCAGCTGAAGAAAGAGAAGTCCTTGCTTACTTGATCACAAGAGGAACAACCGCCACCATCTCCCCTGACTCCAACAACAAGAAgacaacgaagaagaagaagagcaacaaatCTGGCAGAAAAAACCACAAGCCTCCCGTGTTCGACTGCGAGTGTTTCGACTGCTACACTAGCTACTGGCTCCGATGGGATTCCTCTCCGAACCGCGACCTCATCCACGACATCATCGACGCCTTCGAGAACCACCATCTCGCTGCTACctccggcggcggcggcggcggcggggAAGACTCGGTTTCCGGGAGCAAATCTAAGAGAGGtaagaagaaagagaaaccGGGTCGTCGGGTCGTCGTCGTCGAGGAG GTGGTGGAGCAGCCGGTGATTGAAGAGAGCCACGTGTCGTCTCCAGATAACTCGCCGGGGAGATTGAATGAAGCTGAGGTGGAGGAGgatgtggaggaggaggaggttgttgaggaagaagaagaatcgacGGTGGTTTTACCGGCGGCAGCTGGGAGTGGACAACACAAGGGTTTGGCGAGGAAGGTACTACCGGACGTGTTGGGTCTGTTCAACTCCAGTTTTTGGAGGCTTTGGAATCCGAATGCGTAA
- the LOC108814842 gene encoding uncharacterized protein LOC108814842 isoform X1, protein MKMKKKGKVFPSPPPTQPSPSSSSSHYLNEDESLSVLRLLPATILVLVTVLSAEEREVLAYLITRGTTATISPDSNNKKTTKKKKSNKSGRKNHKPPVFDCECFDCYTSYWLRWDSSPNRDLIHDIIDAFENHHLAATSGGGGGGGEDSVSGSKSKRGKKKEKPGRRVVVVEEVVEQPVIEESVEVVEQPVIEESHVSSPDNSPGRLNEAEVEEDVEEEEVVEEEEESTVVLPAAAGSGQHKGLARKVLPDVLGLFNSSFWRLWNPNA, encoded by the coding sequence atgaaaatgaagaagaaaggtaaaGTCTTCCCATCTCCACCTCCTACTCAACCATCGCCATCGTCATCGTCGTCTCACTACCTCAACGAAGACGAATCTCTCTCCGTCCTGAGGCTTCTTCCAGCGACGATTCTGGTGCTAGTCACGGTTCTCTCAGCTGAAGAAAGAGAAGTCCTTGCTTACTTGATCACAAGAGGAACAACCGCCACCATCTCCCCTGACTCCAACAACAAGAAgacaacgaagaagaagaagagcaacaaatCTGGCAGAAAAAACCACAAGCCTCCCGTGTTCGACTGCGAGTGTTTCGACTGCTACACTAGCTACTGGCTCCGATGGGATTCCTCTCCGAACCGCGACCTCATCCACGACATCATCGACGCCTTCGAGAACCACCATCTCGCTGCTACctccggcggcggcggcggcggcggggAAGACTCGGTTTCCGGGAGCAAATCTAAGAGAGGtaagaagaaagagaaaccGGGTCGTCGGGTCGTCGTCGTCGAGGAGGTGGTGGAGCAGCCGGTGATTGAAGAGAGCGTCGAGGTGGTGGAGCAGCCGGTGATTGAAGAGAGCCACGTGTCGTCTCCAGATAACTCGCCGGGGAGATTGAATGAAGCTGAGGTGGAGGAGgatgtggaggaggaggaggttgttgaggaagaagaagaatcgacGGTGGTTTTACCGGCGGCAGCTGGGAGTGGACAACACAAGGGTTTGGCGAGGAAGGTACTACCGGACGTGTTGGGTCTGTTCAACTCCAGTTTTTGGAGGCTTTGGAATCCGAATGCGTAA
- the LOC108818082 gene encoding probable WRKY transcription factor 75 produces the protein MEGYDDGSLYAPFLSLKPHQSLSMSELEQGREEASKVREGSSRSRELKKKKGKKQKFAFQTRSQVDILDDGYRWRKYGQKAVKNNKFPRSYYRCTYGGCNVKKQVQRLTADQEVVVTTYEGVHSHPIEKSTENFEHILTQMQIYSSF, from the exons ATGGAAGGATATGATGATGGATCGTTGTATGCTCCGTTTCTGTCGCTGAAACCACATCAAAGCCTTTCTATGTCGGAGTTAGAACAAGGCAGAGAAGAAGCCTCCAAAGTTAGAGAAGGTTCCTCGAGAAGCAGGGAgttgaaaaagaagaaggggAAGAAACAAAAGTTTGCGTTTCAGACAAGGAGCCAAGTTGATATTCTTGATGATGGCTATCGTTGGAGAAAATATGGCCAAAAAGCCGTCAAGAACAACAAGTTCCCCAG GAGTTACTACAGGTGCACATATGGAGGATGCAATGTAAAGAAGCAAGTGCAAAGATTAACAGCGGACCAAGAAGTTGTAGTCACGACCTACGAAGGAGTTCACTCGCATCCCATAGAAAAGTCTACAGAAAATTTCGAGCATATTCTCACCCAAATGCAAATCTACTCTTCTTTTTAA
- the LOC108817419 gene encoding 5-formyltetrahydrofolate cyclo-ligase, mitochondrial, with product MIGARVFSITRTSIFFFPRILTRPVSRSQSATARPVVAMSTTTSKSQEELDSIFKQKKIVRSTVRKSLKALDPSLRIQQDDAIQSTVLEAPWFKSSQGLCAYISCKSLNEVDTSKILSKILQQSDSDTMARKKLYVPWVEDKNSNMRMLHISHMDDLIANSMNILEPAPVDAQGNEREDVLQADEPIDLFILPGLAFDRCGRRLGRGGGYYDTFLKRYQDRAKEKGWSNPLKVALSYSPQILEDGSIPVTATDVLIDALVTPSGVVPISPRAIERM from the exons ATGATTGGAGCTCGCGTCTTTTCTATCACTAGGacatcaatcttcttcttccccaGGATCTTGACCCGACCCGTGTCCAGATCACAATCGGCAACTGCTAGACCCGTCGTCGCCATGAGCACCACCACCAGCAAAAGCCAAGAGGAGCTCGATTCCATTTTCAAGCAGAAAAAGATTGTGCGTTCCACCGTCCGCAAATCCCTGAAAGCCTTGGACCCTTCCCTCCGAATCCAACAAG ACGATGCCATTCAAAGCACTGTTCTCGAAGCTCCTTGGTTCAAATCAAGCCAGGGACTGTGTGCTTACATTAGCTGCAAGTCTCTCAATGAAGTTGACACTTCTAAAATCTTGTCTAAGATTTTACAACAATCTG ATTCAGATACAATGGCACGGAAAAAGCTATATGTCCCATGGGTAGAGGATAAGAACAGTAACATGCGTATGCTTCACATATCTCATATGGATGATCTTATTGCAAACTCTATGAACATTTTGGAACCAGCTCCAGTTGATGCTCAAGGGAATGAGCGTGAAGATG TGTTGCAAGCAGATGAACCAATCGATCTATTCATCTTGCCAG GGCTTGCGTTTGACAGATGTGGGCGACGTTTAGGCCGTGGGGGTGG CTACTACGACACTTTCTTGAAGAGGTACCAGGACCGTGCAAAGGAGAAGGGCTGGAGCAATCCACTTAAGG TTGCATTGTCATATTCACCTCAGATTCTTGAGGACGGAAGTATTCCTGTAACAGCAACTGATGTCCTGATCGATGCCCTTGTGACACCTTCTGGTGTGGTTCCCATTAGTCCTCGTGCTATCGAGAG AATGTGA
- the LOC108818081 gene encoding uncharacterized protein LOC108818081 translates to MVKAYRQEHVYKHPWERVSAASWRKFADPENKRILSHILEVDTLNRKLDSETGKLHTTRALTIHAPGPWFLHRIVGQDICHCVESTVVDGKSRSMQLITKNISLQKFIEVEERIRYDPHPENPSAWTVCSQETSIRIKPLSALASMAEKVEQKCAEKFMQNSAKGREVMERICRYMEAESAPV, encoded by the exons ATGGTAAAAGCATATAGACAAGAGCATGTGTACAAGCACCCGTGGGAGCGGGTCAGTGCTGCCTCGTGGAGGAAATTCGCAGACCCTGAAAACAAACGCATCCTTTCTCACATCCTCGAAGTCGACACCTTGAACCGCAAGCTTGACTCTGAGACCGGTAAACTCCACACCACGCGCGCCCTCACCATCCACGCTCCTGGTCCTTGGTTCCTTCACCGGATCGTGGGCCAGGACATCTGTCACTGTGTTGAGTCAACTGTTGTGGATGGCAAATCACGTTCCATGCAG CTCATAACAAAGAACATTAGTCTCCAGAAGTTCATTGAAGTGGAGGAGAGAATAAGGTATGATCCTCATCCAGAGAATCCATCGGCATGGACGGTTTGTAGCCAGGAGACGAGCATTCGCATCAAACCCTTGTCGGCTCTGGCCTCAATGGCTGAGAAAGTTGAGCAGAAGTGCGCCGAGAAATTCATGCAGAATAGCGCCAAAGGGCGAGAGGTTATGGAGAGGATTTGTAGGTATATGGAAGCAGAATCAGCTCCAGTTTAA
- the LOC108818080 gene encoding ARMADILLO BTB ARABIDOPSIS PROTEIN 1 — translation MESQQKRQRSTRLAGRNLKRKLSRETVAASIVMQITEVEDKEADLVVSIRRHVEVLNSSFSDATDSDREAVKGAAAAISSLAKIDENVEMMVENGVIPALVRYLESPAINSNVPKSCDHKLEKDCAVSLGLIAAIQPGYQQVIVDAGAIVPTVKLLKRRGICLGCMEANAVIRRAADIITNIAHDNPRIKTNIRVEGGIPPLVELLNFPDVKVQRAAAGALRTVSFRNDENKNQIVELNALPTLVLMLQSEDPSMHGEAIGAIGNLVHSSPDIKKEVIRAGALQPVIGLLSSTCLETQREAALLIGQFASPDSDCKVHIAQRGAITPLIKMLQSSDEQVMEMSAFALGRLAQDTHNQAGIGQRGGIISLLNLLDVHTGSVQHNAAFALYGLADNEENLADFIKAGGIQRLQDDNFTVQPTRDCVVRTLKRLENKIHGPVLNQLLYLMRNTEKNIQTRIALALAHLCDPKDGKLIFIDNNGVEFLLELLYLSGMKQQKYSSRALFELARKATSFAPEDSAPSSPTQRVFLGEEFVNNPTLSDVTFLIDGKKFYAHKICLVASSDIFRAMFDGLYKERNAQNVEIPNISWEVFELMMRFVYTGRISITKHLAQDLLVAADQYLIEGLKRLCEYTIAQDICVDNIPMMYDLADTFNASALRRACTLFVLEHYTKLSSEIWFPMFIKKIIPEIRSYITDILTRPVQASSTVV, via the exons ATGGAGAGCCAACAGAAGCGCCAGCGATCAACACGCCTCGCCGGAAGGAACTTGAAGCGAAAGCTGTCCCGGGAGACAGTCGCGGCGTCGATAGTCATGCAGATTACGGAAGTCGAAGACAAAGAAGCAGATCTCGTCGTCTCGATCCGCCGCCACGTCGAGGTTTTAAACTCCAGCTTCTCAGATGCAACGGATTCTGATCGCGAAGCTGTCAAGGGAGCTGCTGCTGCTATCTCCTCTCTCGCTAAAATCG ATGAAAACGTGGAGATGATGGTGGAGAATGGAGTTATCCCTGCTTTGGTTAGATATCTAGAATCACCAGCGATCAATTCAAACGTTCCCAAATCGTGCGATCATAAGCTAGAGAAAGACTGTGCTGTTTCCCTTGgacttatcgctgctattcag CCTGGTTACCAGCAGGTCATTGTAGATGCTGGTGCCATAGTCCCCACTGTTAAGTTGTTGAAGAGGCGAGGGATTTGTCTTGGGTGCATGGAAGCTAACGCTGTCATTAGGAGAGCAGCTGATATCATCACTAATATTGCTCATGACAATCCAAGGATTAAGACTAATATAAG GGTTGAAGGTGGCATTCCACCACTTGTTGAGCTTTTGAATTTTCCGGATGTTAAAGTCCAGAGGGCTGCTGCAGGGGCCTTGCGTACAGTTTCGTTTAGGAATGATGAGAACAAGAACCAA ATTGTGGAGTTGAATGCTTTGCCAACCCTTGTATTGATGCTTCAGTCAGAAGATCCTTCTATGCATGGCGAAGCG attggGGCAATTGGAAATCTTGTCCACTCATCTCCTGACATCAAGAAAGAGGTTATCCGTGCTGGTGCCTTACAACCAGTGATTGGTTTACTTAG CTCCACTTGTTTAGAGACTCAGAGAGAAGCAGCATTGCTAATAGGTCAATTTGCTTCGCCTGATTCAGATTGCAAG GTACACATTGCCCAGAGAGGTGCCATTACACCATTGATTAAGATGCTTCAGTCATCAGATGAGCAGGTCATGGAAATGTCAGCTTTTGCTCTTGGTCGTTTGGCTCAG GACACACACAATCAAGCCGGCATTGGACAAAGAGGAGGCATCATCTCACTACTAAATCTTCTTGATGTGCATACTGGATCTGTGCAACACAACGCTGCTTTTGCTTTGTACGGCCTTGCGGATAACGAG GAAAATCTAGCAGATTTCATTAAGGCTGGAGGTATTCAAAGGCTTCAAGATGACAACTTCACCGTTCAA CCGACTAGGGATTGTGTGGTGAGGACACTGAAGAGGCTAGAGAACAAGATTCATGGACCT GTACTGAACCAGTTATTATATCTGATGAGAAACACTGAGAAGAATATACAAACGCGAATTGCTTTGGCTCTTGCACATCTTTGTGACCCTAAAGATggaaaattaattttcattgaTAACAATG GAGTAGAATTTTTGTTGGAGCTTCTATACTTGTCAGGCATGAAACAGCAGAAATATAGCTCAAGAGCTTTATTTGAATTAGCTAGAAAAGCTACTTCGTTTGCGCCAGAGGACTCAGCTCCTTCCTCACCCACCCAACGA GTGTTTCTGGGTGAAGAGTTTGTGAACAACCCTACTTTGTCAGATGTCACATTCTTAATCGATG GGAAAAAATTCTATGCACACAAGATTTGCTTGGTAGCTTCCTCTGATATATTTCGTGCAATGTTTGATGGCCTTTACAAG GAACGCAACGCCCAAAACGTGGAGATTCCAAATATAAGTTGGGAAGTGTTTGAGCTTATGATGAG ATTCGTATACACAGGAAGAATTAGCATCACAAAACATTTGGCTCAAGATCTGCTTGTAGCAGCTGATCAGTATCTTATCGAAGGCCTCAAACGCCTTTGTGAGTACACAATCGCAcag GACATCTGTGTGGATAACATACCGATGATGTATGACTTGGCTGATACATTTAACGCTTCAGCCTTAAGAAGAGCATGCACTCTCTTCGTTCTTGAGCATTACACTAAGCTCAGCTCTGAAATATG GTTTCCCATGTTTATCAAGAAGATAATACCTGAAATCAGGAGTTACATCACAGATATTCTGACAAGGCCAGTCCAAGCTAGCTCAACCGttgtataa